A window of Cohnella herbarum contains these coding sequences:
- a CDS encoding CoA transferase subunit A — MKELLTSFTDAVNAIPDGATLMVGGFGLVGIPENLIAALADLGTRNLTIISNNCGVDDWGLGLLLRNKQIKRIIASYVGENKEFERQVLAGEIEAELVPQGTLAERIRAGGAGIPAFYTPAGVGTPLAEGRETRVFDGKEYIFEHALTADFSLIRAFRADRMGNLMFNKTARNFNPIMATAGKITIAEVEQLVEVGDLDPESIHTPGIYVNQLIVGVQEKRIERLTTI, encoded by the coding sequence ATGAAAGAACTGTTGACGTCGTTCACAGATGCCGTGAACGCGATCCCTGATGGCGCAACGCTCATGGTAGGTGGCTTCGGTCTCGTAGGCATTCCGGAAAATTTAATCGCAGCTTTGGCCGATCTAGGGACGCGCAACTTGACCATTATATCCAACAATTGCGGGGTCGACGATTGGGGACTCGGACTGCTGTTGAGAAATAAACAGATTAAACGGATCATCGCCTCTTACGTCGGGGAGAACAAGGAATTCGAACGCCAAGTATTGGCTGGCGAGATTGAAGCGGAATTGGTTCCGCAAGGTACGCTAGCTGAGAGAATCAGGGCGGGCGGCGCAGGAATTCCAGCATTCTATACGCCGGCAGGAGTCGGAACCCCGCTTGCCGAAGGAAGGGAAACACGCGTTTTCGACGGTAAAGAATATATATTCGAACACGCCTTAACCGCGGATTTCAGCCTGATACGCGCGTTTAGAGCAGATCGCATGGGAAATCTGATGTTCAACAAAACAGCCCGCAATTTTAATCCGATTATGGCGACCGCAGGCAAGATAACGATTGCAGAGGTGGAGCAACTCGTAGAGGTCGGTGATTTGGATCCGGAATCCATCCATACGCCAGGTATATATGTGAATCAATTGATTGTGGGCGTCCAAGAGAAACGAATTGAACGACTAACGACGATATAA
- a CDS encoding LysR family transcriptional regulator, with protein sequence MVDFEWYRSFISIYKHNSVSEAARTRMMTQPAMSQHLAALEAEVGESLFTRAHRKMIPTERGKTLYTQVVPLIEALEEATQSLKTNALASLPVLRIGSAYEFFRENIAPHIDRYQMRIIAYLGVASKLLEWLLEEKVDIIIMSQKLAAPGIEYIPYMQEEFAVVAPPDYVEPSFSDKESFEAWLCSQPWISYDLDLPIIRRFWREHFQKRPQTHPTHVVPDLHSVLKAIEHGAGISLIPTFMLNDHLFRNKVKIMYPSYTVHNDLYMAYQMKNRNSPQLKTWIETQKKTV encoded by the coding sequence ATGGTGGACTTTGAATGGTACCGCAGCTTCATTAGCATTTATAAGCATAACTCCGTATCGGAGGCTGCTAGAACAAGGATGATGACCCAGCCGGCCATGAGCCAACATTTGGCCGCTCTGGAGGCAGAGGTAGGTGAATCTTTGTTTACTCGTGCTCATCGGAAAATGATTCCGACTGAGAGAGGGAAAACACTCTATACTCAGGTGGTTCCGCTTATTGAAGCTCTGGAAGAAGCTACGCAATCCTTGAAGACGAACGCGCTAGCTTCTTTACCGGTACTTCGGATCGGGTCTGCATATGAGTTTTTTCGGGAAAATATCGCTCCGCATATCGACAGGTACCAGATGCGCATCATAGCTTATCTCGGTGTCGCTTCCAAGCTGCTTGAATGGCTGCTTGAGGAAAAGGTAGACATCATCATCATGTCTCAAAAGCTTGCTGCTCCCGGAATCGAATATATCCCGTACATGCAGGAGGAGTTCGCGGTAGTCGCCCCTCCTGATTACGTTGAGCCCTCATTTAGCGACAAAGAGTCTTTTGAAGCGTGGTTATGCTCCCAGCCATGGATCAGCTATGACTTGGATTTACCCATTATCCGCCGTTTTTGGCGCGAACATTTCCAGAAGCGTCCGCAAACACATCCTACGCATGTCGTACCCGATTTACACAGCGTCCTTAAGGCGATCGAGCATGGCGCTGGAATCAGCTTGATTCCCACGTTCATGCTGAATGACCATCTTTTTAGAAACAAGGTAAAGATTATGTACCCGTCCTATACTGTCCATAATGACCTGTACATGGCGTACCAGATGAAAAATCGGAATTCGCCCCAGTTGAAGACGTGGATTGAAACGCAGAAAAAAACAGTGTAA
- a CDS encoding GntR family transcriptional regulator — protein MKPTLDESQPIFQQIAQMIMDEIVGGELNEEEQIPSENELSRFYNINRATIRKGLQDLVDAGIIYKQRGIGMFVKSGAKLQLLKERQRHYREQFVLPLLEEAKKIGLSKESVVQLILEEE, from the coding sequence ATGAAACCGACATTGGATGAATCCCAACCCATCTTTCAACAGATTGCCCAAATGATCATGGACGAGATTGTGGGGGGCGAATTGAACGAAGAGGAACAAATTCCTTCCGAAAATGAGTTGTCGCGCTTCTATAACATCAATCGGGCGACGATACGTAAGGGTCTACAGGATTTGGTGGATGCAGGGATTATTTATAAACAGCGAGGGATAGGCATGTTCGTTAAGAGCGGAGCGAAGCTGCAATTGTTGAAGGAACGTCAGCGTCACTATCGCGAACAGTTCGTCCTTCCCTTATTGGAAGAAGCGAAGAAAATCGGATTAAGCAAGGAATCGGTCGTTCAGTTGATTCTGGAGGAGGAGTAG
- a CDS encoding DoxX family protein, translated as MTKRNKIIYWMATAWLSLGMLSVGIVQFIKMDEEVVKMTHLGYPSYLLVVLGASKLLGVIAILVPKFPLLKEWAYAGFFFTVAGAIISHLVLGDSIGDLTPPALLLVLTAVSWYFRPADKKIRPVG; from the coding sequence ATGACAAAAAGAAACAAAATCATTTATTGGATGGCTACCGCTTGGCTTTCGCTAGGAATGCTTTCTGTGGGAATCGTGCAATTCATTAAAATGGATGAAGAAGTTGTTAAAATGACGCATTTGGGATATCCATCCTATTTACTCGTTGTCCTTGGCGCATCGAAATTATTAGGCGTAATTGCCATACTCGTTCCAAAATTTCCGTTGCTTAAAGAATGGGCTTACGCTGGTTTTTTCTTTACAGTGGCGGGAGCGATCATTTCACATCTTGTATTAGGCGATTCTATCGGCGATCTAACTCCCCCCGCGTTACTTCTCGTTCTAACCGCTGTTTCGTGGTATTTCAGACCCGCGGACAAAAAAATAAGGCCAGTTGGGTAG
- a CDS encoding type 1 glutamine amidotransferase domain-containing protein, with product MGKKILMVVTNHADMKEGKKTGIWLSEFAEAYLTFLEKGYGITVASPKGGAGPVDPGSVDDQTPQEILDAAKHLENTKKLDGVTTEDFEAIFLPGGHGTMFDLPQNEKLRQLLREFYEAGKFVVAVCHGPAGLVGATLSNGQPLVAGKRVNAFTDREESETGLSSYVPFLLESRIRDLGAIFVAAPNWSTHVEVDGNLITGQNPQSTLAVVNALLNQLGK from the coding sequence ATGGGGAAAAAAATATTAATGGTTGTCACCAATCATGCAGATATGAAGGAAGGCAAAAAGACGGGAATCTGGCTGTCGGAATTCGCGGAGGCTTATCTGACCTTCTTGGAAAAAGGCTATGGAATTACAGTAGCAAGTCCAAAAGGAGGAGCCGGTCCGGTTGACCCAGGCAGCGTGGACGACCAAACGCCTCAAGAAATTCTGGATGCCGCCAAGCATTTGGAAAATACCAAAAAGCTAGACGGCGTAACGACAGAGGACTTCGAGGCGATTTTCCTGCCCGGCGGTCACGGAACGATGTTCGATCTTCCGCAAAACGAAAAGCTCCGGCAGTTGCTTCGCGAATTTTACGAAGCAGGCAAATTCGTCGTCGCCGTTTGCCATGGCCCTGCCGGCCTTGTCGGCGCGACTTTGTCCAATGGACAACCGCTGGTTGCAGGAAAACGCGTGAATGCCTTCACGGACAGAGAAGAATCAGAGACAGGCTTGAGCTCATACGTGCCGTTCCTCTTGGAGAGCAGAATTCGCGATCTGGGCGCTATCTTTGTAGCGGCACCGAACTGGAGCACGCATGTAGAAGTCGACGGCAATCTGATTACCGGGCAAAATCCTCAATCTACGCTTGCAGTCGTAAATGCATTATTAAATCAACTAGGTAAATAA
- a CDS encoding CoA transferase subunit B, whose product MSIRERIARRAEKEIQSGYYVNLGIGIPTLVANFISPDKQVVLQSENGLLGIGPFPPIDLVDPDLINAGKETVTAIAGASYFSSSDSFAMIRGGHIDLAILGGMEVSESGDLANWMIPGKMVKGMGGAMDLVHGAKRIVVIMDHVNKAGQSKLLKACTLPLTGKQVVHRIITERAVIDITPNGMLLVEVAKGYSIEDIQRATEPPLILSDSILLESY is encoded by the coding sequence ATGTCGATTCGAGAACGAATTGCGAGGCGCGCGGAAAAAGAAATACAGAGCGGTTACTATGTGAATCTTGGAATTGGCATTCCAACATTAGTAGCGAATTTTATTTCGCCGGATAAACAGGTTGTGCTCCAATCGGAAAACGGCCTTCTTGGCATTGGCCCTTTCCCCCCCATTGACCTCGTCGATCCGGATCTCATTAATGCGGGTAAGGAAACCGTCACCGCCATCGCGGGAGCCTCCTATTTCAGTAGCTCGGATTCATTCGCCATGATTCGCGGAGGCCATATCGATCTGGCCATTCTAGGCGGAATGGAAGTATCCGAATCCGGAGATTTGGCCAACTGGATGATACCCGGCAAGATGGTCAAAGGAATGGGCGGCGCCATGGACCTCGTGCATGGAGCCAAACGAATCGTTGTGATTATGGACCATGTCAACAAAGCCGGACAATCGAAACTATTAAAAGCTTGCACCTTACCGCTGACTGGCAAACAAGTCGTGCATCGGATCATCACGGAACGGGCCGTCATCGATATCACGCCGAATGGAATGCTTCTTGTTGAAGTCGCTAAAGGGTATTCGATCGAGGATATCCAACGGGCAACTGAGCCCCCGCTGATCTTGTCCGACTCTATTCTATTGGAATCCTATTAA
- a CDS encoding MFS transporter, whose product MPTENIALRSEQAQASRKGSTLALYALTLGAFAIGMTEFIIMGLLSEVAASLNVSIPMAGFLITGYALGVAIGAPFITIATHKMPRKALLLFLMILFITGNALAAIAPNYTVLMLARILAALTHGSFFGVGSVIAAELVPKEKRAGAIAIMFTGLTLANILGVPFGTFLGQAYGWRSTFWAITIIGIVALVGIVMLVPKVANATSGLRNELRVLKRPAVHIALLMTVFGFGGVFTAFTYISPILVDITGFSISSVSYILVLFGVGITIGNIYGGKLADRSLFPSLLGILVGLAIILAVFSITDQYKILTLITVFLLGIAAFGTVPGLQLHMLNTAKEAPTLASTLNIAAFNLGNALGAYLGGIVIDTNFAGGLPAVPWVASIVTVIGILFTLWGAQHRKSFR is encoded by the coding sequence ATGCCAACAGAAAATATTGCCCTTCGGTCCGAGCAAGCACAGGCAAGTCGCAAAGGATCCACGCTCGCCCTCTATGCGCTTACGCTTGGGGCATTTGCAATCGGAATGACGGAATTCATCATTATGGGGCTGCTCTCCGAAGTAGCGGCTAGTCTGAATGTCTCTATCCCAATGGCCGGCTTCCTTATTACGGGATATGCTTTAGGCGTTGCGATAGGCGCGCCCTTCATAACCATAGCCACTCACAAAATGCCGCGTAAAGCACTTTTACTTTTCCTTATGATTCTCTTTATCACAGGGAATGCGCTTGCCGCTATCGCACCGAATTATACGGTTTTGATGTTGGCCCGTATCCTTGCTGCCCTTACCCATGGATCGTTCTTCGGCGTTGGCTCGGTCATTGCCGCAGAGCTGGTTCCCAAGGAAAAACGCGCAGGGGCAATCGCGATTATGTTTACCGGACTGACGCTGGCTAACATTTTGGGAGTGCCGTTCGGAACATTTCTGGGACAAGCCTACGGCTGGCGCTCTACATTCTGGGCAATCACCATTATTGGGATCGTTGCGCTTGTCGGGATTGTCATGCTCGTCCCGAAAGTTGCCAACGCAACATCCGGTTTGCGAAATGAGCTCCGAGTGCTCAAACGTCCGGCGGTTCATATCGCCTTGTTGATGACCGTATTCGGGTTTGGCGGAGTATTTACCGCTTTTACGTACATTTCGCCAATCCTAGTAGATATTACGGGTTTCTCGATCAGCTCTGTTTCATACATCCTCGTCCTATTCGGCGTGGGGATTACCATCGGAAATATTTACGGAGGAAAATTGGCGGACCGCAGCTTGTTCCCCTCCCTGCTTGGGATACTTGTCGGGCTTGCGATCATACTTGCCGTATTTAGTATCACGGACCAATATAAGATTCTCACCTTGATCACTGTATTCTTATTGGGAATCGCGGCATTCGGAACCGTCCCCGGTCTGCAGCTCCACATGCTGAACACTGCCAAGGAGGCTCCTACTCTCGCCTCGACCTTGAATATCGCGGCTTTTAATCTGGGCAATGCGCTTGGAGCTTATCTTGGGGGCATCGTCATTGATACGAATTTCGCAGGAGGTCTTCCTGCCGTACCTTGGGTTGCTTCGATAGTGACGGTCATCGGAATTTTGTTTACGCTATGGGGAGCACAACACCGGAAAAGCTTTAGGTAA
- a CDS encoding ABC transporter ATP-binding protein, producing MIYVNEVAYSYDNVPVLENVSLEEKEPVIAGLWGRNGAGKTTLMRLLAGHQRPHGGTVQVMGSAPYGNPAAVRHVCYMQEDHPFSPIWTVQDALRFGRYFNANWDQATADRLVETFRLDRKKRVPKLSKGMKSALQFIIGLSSHADVTILDEPTNGLDAGIRRKLYEALRESHEDSPRLILISTHHIEEVQTLCESLIVMHKGKLLRHQQIDEFREQGIWLAGERSAVTSVIDGHKVLEQSTMGSKIRVMLDAPYSKHWKEQAQVKGLSIEKADLQNYLLNITEDAEVNI from the coding sequence ATGATATACGTAAACGAAGTGGCGTATTCGTACGATAACGTTCCCGTTCTAGAAAATGTATCGTTAGAGGAGAAGGAGCCGGTGATCGCGGGGCTGTGGGGGCGCAACGGGGCTGGTAAAACAACTCTAATGAGACTGTTGGCCGGTCATCAACGGCCTCACGGCGGAACGGTTCAAGTTATGGGCTCGGCGCCTTACGGTAACCCGGCGGCAGTTCGGCATGTTTGCTATATGCAGGAGGATCATCCGTTCAGCCCGATATGGACGGTGCAGGATGCGCTTCGTTTCGGTCGATATTTTAATGCCAACTGGGATCAAGCTACGGCAGACCGCCTGGTCGAAACTTTCAGATTGGATCGCAAGAAGAGAGTTCCCAAACTGTCCAAAGGGATGAAATCTGCACTTCAGTTTATTATCGGTTTATCTAGCCACGCCGACGTCACGATACTCGATGAGCCGACGAACGGCTTGGATGCCGGGATTCGCAGGAAGCTGTATGAGGCATTAAGGGAAAGCCATGAGGATTCACCTCGTCTCATTCTGATTTCGACGCATCATATCGAAGAAGTCCAAACGCTCTGCGAATCGTTGATCGTTATGCACAAGGGCAAGTTGCTGCGTCATCAACAGATCGATGAATTCCGTGAGCAAGGCATATGGTTGGCTGGTGAACGAAGCGCGGTGACAAGCGTTATTGACGGTCATAAAGTGCTGGAGCAAAGCACGATGGGATCGAAAATCAGGGTGATGCTCGATGCCCCCTATTCGAAGCACTGGAAAGAGCAAGCGCAAGTTAAGGGACTTTCCATTGAAAAAGCGGACTTACAAAATTATTTGCTGAATATAACGGAAGATGCGGAGGTAAACATATGA
- a CDS encoding acetyl-CoA C-acetyltransferase, whose amino-acid sequence MIANSVVIASAVRTPVGSFNGIFKDVSAVRLGSVAIAEAISRAGIDPKQVNEVIMGNVLQAGLGQNPARQAALSAGLPVEIPAMTINKVCGSGMKAVHLAFNAILTGESEIVVAGGMENMTASPYLLQGARSGFRMGDQAITDSMIRDGLWCATNDYHMGITAENICAKYGFTREELDQYAVDSQRKATEAISAGRFVDEIVPIDIPQRKGASIPVTRDESPRPDTTIEVLSKLRPAFKPDGLVTAGNSSGINDGAAALILMSERRATALGIEPLAIIRAHASAGVDPAMMGLGPVPATERALSKAGLFIQDMDLLEVNEAFAAQSLAYVKSFDFDPNRMNVNGGAIALGHPIGASGARVLITLLHELHRRGSRYGLATLCIGGGQGIATVVERC is encoded by the coding sequence ATGATAGCCAATTCCGTCGTCATTGCCAGCGCGGTAAGAACGCCGGTCGGCAGCTTTAACGGCATATTTAAGGATGTTTCTGCCGTCCGCTTAGGTTCAGTTGCTATCGCCGAGGCGATCAGTCGTGCGGGGATCGACCCTAAACAAGTCAATGAAGTCATTATGGGCAACGTGCTTCAAGCGGGACTTGGTCAGAATCCCGCCAGGCAAGCCGCCCTCTCCGCCGGGCTTCCCGTAGAAATCCCCGCCATGACGATTAATAAAGTTTGCGGCTCAGGAATGAAGGCCGTTCATTTGGCTTTCAATGCGATCCTGACCGGGGAAAGCGAGATTGTCGTAGCCGGAGGCATGGAAAACATGACCGCCTCCCCTTACCTCCTGCAAGGCGCCCGTTCCGGTTTCCGCATGGGAGACCAGGCTATCACGGACTCGATGATCCGCGATGGGCTTTGGTGCGCAACGAATGATTACCACATGGGGATTACTGCGGAGAACATCTGCGCGAAATATGGTTTTACCCGAGAAGAGCTCGATCAATACGCAGTAGACAGCCAGCGTAAAGCTACGGAAGCCATTAGCGCAGGACGATTTGTTGATGAAATCGTTCCTATAGATATTCCTCAGAGAAAAGGCGCATCAATTCCCGTTACTAGAGATGAAAGTCCGCGTCCGGACACGACGATCGAAGTCCTATCCAAACTACGCCCAGCTTTTAAGCCAGATGGACTTGTTACGGCCGGCAACTCTTCCGGCATTAACGACGGTGCGGCAGCTCTCATTCTTATGTCGGAAAGACGAGCGACTGCGCTGGGAATCGAACCGCTTGCCATAATCCGCGCTCATGCTTCCGCAGGAGTTGATCCCGCGATGATGGGTTTAGGTCCAGTCCCCGCAACAGAAAGGGCGCTCAGTAAAGCAGGTCTCTTCATTCAAGATATGGATCTGCTTGAGGTGAACGAAGCTTTTGCCGCCCAATCATTGGCTTACGTCAAGAGCTTCGACTTTGACCCGAATAGGATGAACGTCAATGGAGGAGCTATTGCATTAGGTCACCCGATCGGAGCTAGCGGGGCTCGCGTCTTGATCACTTTATTGCATGAATTACATCGTAGAGGCTCCCGATATGGTTTGGCGACCTTATGCATTGGCGGCGGTCAAGGAATCGCAACCGTAGTGGAGCGTTGTTAG